In the Deinococcus ficus genome, one interval contains:
- a CDS encoding roadblock/LC7 domain-containing protein translates to MIAPLLAVRGVHHVALVSASGEVLTSSGNGVLSDPDVQGLVSAARAVIGSLKTAVGGERWNELLLDLESGPMLLLPHGDQVLLVAFDEVSNLGRVRFTARKQLGED, encoded by the coding sequence GTGATCGCGCCCCTCCTGGCCGTGCGCGGCGTGCACCACGTCGCCCTGGTCAGCGCCAGCGGCGAGGTGCTGACCAGCAGCGGCAACGGCGTTCTCAGCGACCCGGACGTGCAGGGCCTGGTGTCTGCCGCGCGGGCCGTGATCGGCAGCCTGAAAACCGCCGTGGGCGGCGAACGCTGGAACGAACTGCTCCTCGACCTCGAAAGCGGGCCCATGCTGCTGCTCCCGCACGGCGATCAGGTGCTGCTCGTGGCGTTCGACGAGGTCAGCAACCTGGGCCGCGTGCGCTTCACCGCCCGCAAACAGCTCGGCGAAGACTGA
- a CDS encoding roadblock/LC7 domain-containing protein, with product MRIDALRSLPGVIAAALVGPDGLALDSHGEGGDVLAAELASLRTTLDRTGRRLGAGEVTRIAFTSERVEVVAVTSGQFLLGAAMLRGSDTRATQQALARIALDLRDLPRNDA from the coding sequence GTGAGAATCGACGCCCTGCGCTCCTTGCCCGGCGTCATCGCCGCCGCCCTCGTCGGCCCCGACGGCCTCGCCCTCGACAGCCACGGTGAGGGGGGCGACGTGCTCGCCGCCGAACTCGCCAGCCTGCGCACCACCCTGGACCGCACCGGCCGCCGCCTCGGCGCCGGCGAGGTCACCCGCATCGCTTTCACCAGCGAACGTGTGGAGGTCGTCGCCGTGACCAGCGGGCAGTTCCTGCTCGGCGCCGCCATGCTGCGCGGCAGCGACACCCGCGCCACCCAGCAGGCCCTGGCGCGCATCGCCCTCGACCTGCGCGACCTGCCCAGGAACGACGCGTGA
- a CDS encoding roadblock/LC7 domain-containing protein — protein sequence MLEHLTQLLADVDGAWATAIGGVDGLLVEGHTQTGEDLNLLVAEHAGLLRAAQHAYTHTLTGGDTRELYLRGERLSVYLQPINPNFFILIALDARSNLGQARLYGRAAARKLEAFL from the coding sequence ATGCTGGAACACCTGACCCAACTCCTCGCGGACGTCGACGGCGCCTGGGCCACCGCCATCGGCGGCGTCGACGGCCTGCTTGTCGAAGGCCACACCCAGACCGGCGAGGACCTCAACCTCCTCGTCGCCGAGCACGCCGGGCTCCTGCGCGCCGCCCAGCACGCCTACACCCACACCCTCACCGGCGGCGACACGCGTGAACTGTACCTGCGCGGCGAACGCCTCAGCGTGTACCTGCAGCCCATCAACCCCAACTTCTTCATCCTGATCGCCCTGGACGCCCGCAGCAACCTCGGGCAGGCCAGGCTGTACGGCCGCGCCGCCGCCCGCAAACTGGAGGCGTTCCTGTGA
- the gyrA gene encoding DNA gyrase subunit A yields MTGIHPVDITSEVKTNFINYAMNVIVDRALPDVRDGLKPVQRRIMYAMQLEGLYSNQKHAKSASVVGEVMKKYHPHGDSSIYDAMVRLGQWWNMRYPMVHPQGNFGSIDGDPPAAMRYTEARMTKVAEEVLADLEKETVDLKPNYDETTVEPSVLPSAVPNLLINGASGIAVGMATNIPPHNLTEICNGLLAVIDKPDITLDEMLVHVQGPDFPTGGRISKAGIREAYATGHGGLKVRGKARIEEKNGRNQIIISEIPYQVNKTNLIQTISAMYKAGKIPDISALRDESDRKDPVRIVVELKRGAIPTLVLNQLYKYTQLQGTFTIINLSIVNGEPRVLPLIDTMRYFLDHRQDVVTRRTRYDLRKAEERAHVLEGLLKALDYIDEVIALIRASNTGAEARDGLMARFGLSEIQAQAILDMRLQRLVGLERDRLQSEYDELQKQISFLRSILGDENLLWKEIKKEIRHIRDQYGDERRSQISVLEEDIGKEDLIAVEDMVITMTKAGYLKRTNLDAYRAQSRGGRGASGGKLREEDINTRVFVGSTHDYLLFFTDGGRVFHEKIYDLPEAGRDAKGTHIRNLLPSLREQENIASVLSVKGFEEEGCFIFATKNGVVKKTLITEYGNITSAGLIAINLQDGDELIGVGIVQDGDHVVLATRNGKAMRFESQEVRATGRATQGVIGIRLRENEGDEVVSMALVPGSDADSELLAVSECGLGKRTPVSDYPAKGRGGMGVITLDVTEKTGKLVTLARVAGNEELMVLTEKGTVIRTRVEEVRVTGRNAQGVKVINIADRDSVIDAFPIRREDEL; encoded by the coding sequence ATGACCGGAATCCATCCCGTTGACATCACCAGCGAAGTCAAGACCAACTTCATCAATTACGCCATGAACGTGATCGTGGACCGGGCCCTGCCCGACGTCCGCGACGGCCTGAAACCCGTGCAGCGCCGCATCATGTACGCCATGCAGCTCGAAGGGCTGTACAGCAACCAGAAACACGCCAAGTCGGCTTCCGTCGTCGGCGAGGTCATGAAGAAGTACCACCCGCACGGCGACAGCAGCATCTACGACGCCATGGTCCGGCTCGGGCAGTGGTGGAACATGCGCTACCCGATGGTGCATCCCCAGGGGAACTTCGGCAGCATCGACGGCGACCCGCCCGCCGCCATGCGCTACACCGAAGCGCGCATGACCAAGGTCGCCGAGGAAGTCCTCGCCGACCTGGAAAAAGAAACGGTGGACCTCAAGCCCAACTACGACGAGACCACCGTGGAACCCAGCGTGCTGCCCTCGGCCGTGCCGAACCTGCTGATCAACGGCGCCTCGGGCATCGCAGTGGGCATGGCGACCAACATCCCGCCCCACAACCTCACGGAGATCTGCAACGGCCTGCTGGCCGTGATCGACAAGCCCGACATCACGCTGGACGAGATGCTCGTGCACGTGCAGGGCCCGGACTTCCCCACCGGGGGCCGCATCAGCAAGGCCGGCATCCGCGAGGCGTACGCGACCGGGCACGGCGGCCTGAAGGTGCGCGGCAAGGCCCGCATCGAGGAGAAGAACGGCCGCAACCAGATCATCATCAGCGAGATCCCGTATCAGGTGAACAAGACCAACCTGATCCAGACCATCAGCGCGATGTACAAGGCCGGGAAGATCCCCGACATCAGCGCCCTGCGTGACGAGTCCGACCGCAAGGACCCGGTACGCATCGTGGTGGAACTCAAGCGCGGCGCGATTCCCACCCTGGTCCTGAACCAGCTGTACAAGTACACCCAGCTGCAGGGCACCTTCACGATCATCAACCTCAGCATCGTGAACGGCGAGCCGCGCGTGCTGCCCCTGATCGACACCATGCGCTACTTCCTGGATCACCGCCAGGACGTGGTGACCCGCCGCACCCGCTACGACCTGCGCAAGGCCGAGGAACGCGCCCACGTCCTGGAAGGTCTGCTCAAGGCGCTGGACTACATCGACGAGGTCATCGCCCTGATCCGCGCCAGCAACACCGGCGCCGAGGCCCGCGACGGCCTGATGGCCCGCTTCGGGCTGTCGGAGATTCAGGCGCAGGCGATCCTGGACATGCGCCTGCAGCGCCTGGTGGGCCTGGAACGCGACCGCCTGCAGAGCGAGTACGACGAGCTGCAGAAGCAGATCAGCTTCCTGCGCAGCATCCTCGGGGACGAGAACCTGCTGTGGAAGGAGATCAAGAAGGAAATCCGCCACATCCGCGACCAGTACGGCGACGAGCGCCGCAGCCAGATCAGCGTGCTGGAAGAGGACATCGGCAAGGAAGACCTGATCGCCGTGGAGGACATGGTGATCACCATGACCAAGGCCGGGTACCTCAAGCGCACCAACCTGGACGCCTACCGCGCGCAGTCGCGCGGCGGCCGGGGCGCGTCGGGCGGGAAACTGCGCGAGGAGGACATCAACACCCGCGTGTTCGTCGGATCCACGCACGACTACCTGCTGTTCTTCACGGACGGCGGCCGGGTCTTTCACGAGAAGATCTACGACCTGCCGGAAGCGGGCCGGGACGCCAAGGGCACGCACATCCGCAACCTGCTGCCCAGCCTGCGTGAGCAGGAGAACATTGCCAGCGTGCTGAGCGTGAAGGGCTTCGAGGAGGAGGGCTGCTTCATCTTCGCCACGAAGAACGGCGTGGTGAAAAAGACCCTGATCACCGAGTACGGCAACATCACGTCCGCCGGCCTGATCGCCATCAACCTGCAGGACGGCGACGAGCTGATCGGCGTCGGGATCGTGCAGGACGGGGACCACGTGGTCCTGGCGACCCGCAACGGCAAGGCCATGCGCTTCGAGTCGCAGGAGGTCCGCGCGACCGGCCGCGCCACGCAGGGCGTGATCGGCATCCGCCTGCGCGAGAACGAGGGGGACGAGGTCGTGAGCATGGCGCTGGTGCCCGGCAGCGACGCGGACAGTGAGCTGCTGGCCGTGAGCGAGTGCGGGCTGGGCAAGCGCACGCCCGTGAGCGACTACCCCGCCAAGGGCCGCGGCGGCATGGGCGTGATCACGCTGGACGTGACCGAGAAGACCGGGAAGCTGGTGACGCTGGCCCGCGTGGCCGGAAATGAGGAGCTGATGGTCCTGACCGAGAAGGGCACTGTGATCCGCACCCGCGTGGAGGAGGTCCGTGTGACGGGCCGCAACGCGCAGGGCGTGAAGGTGATCAACATTGCCGACCGTGACAGCGTGATCGACGCCTTCCCGATCCGCCGTGAGGACGAACTCTGA
- a CDS encoding helix-turn-helix domain-containing protein: MTQPITAPARTYVDTVTYRPGAVILYPGKSDMLYRVNTGLIRVHTMDDDGNGLTLRYVKPGEYFGEEALAGVNRAYFAEAVTDSAVDVINPALMTSEDNLVVTTHLVRTLERAYESIYRLVGKRLRARIAAELLELKDTALATQLDSGETMIYATHDELAAAVGSVRETVTKVVGELSREGVISAGYGKITLKNERALTDIAAA, encoded by the coding sequence ATGACCCAGCCCATCACCGCTCCGGCCCGCACCTACGTGGACACCGTGACCTACCGCCCCGGCGCCGTCATCCTCTACCCCGGCAAGAGCGACATGCTCTACCGCGTGAACACCGGCCTGATCCGCGTTCACACCATGGACGACGACGGCAACGGCCTCACCCTGCGCTACGTCAAACCCGGCGAGTACTTCGGGGAAGAAGCCCTGGCCGGCGTGAACCGCGCCTACTTCGCCGAGGCCGTCACCGACAGCGCCGTGGACGTCATCAACCCCGCCCTGATGACCAGCGAGGACAACCTCGTCGTCACCACGCACCTCGTGCGCACCCTTGAGCGCGCCTACGAGAGCATCTACCGCCTGGTCGGCAAGCGCCTGCGCGCCCGCATCGCCGCCGAACTGCTGGAACTCAAGGACACCGCCCTGGCCACCCAGCTCGACAGCGGCGAGACCATGATCTACGCCACCCACGACGAACTGGCCGCCGCGGTCGGCAGCGTCCGCGAGACCGTCACCAAGGTCGTCGGGGAACTGAGCCGCGAAGGCGTGATCAGCGCCGGCTACGGCAAGATCACCCTGAAGAACGAACGCGCCCTGACCGACATCGCCGCCGCGTAA
- a CDS encoding FAD-dependent oxidoreductase codes for MTSPTSTDSSTEPRPLRVAVIGSGPSGIYAAEAILKGDLPAEIDVFDRLPTPYGLVRYGVAPDHLTIKSVTKGFEKTFQDPRVRFLGNVEFGTDLTHADVKAHYDAVVYTVGASSDRRLGIPGEDLRGSMSATEFVAWYNGHPDAAAREMVLTAQGVAVVGVGNVALDVARILVKTPEELHGSDIAAHALSALEHSPVKDVWILGRRGPAQAAFTTKELREFGELDASEPVVNSAEIALTEAEEAAITDNVKKKNVEVLRDFAAREPEGKDRRVHLRFLVSPVEILDDGQGNVAGVRVERNRLDDRGNAVGTGEYETLPVQMVLRSVGYRGVALPDVPFDEKRGVIANTDGRVDGRPGEYTAGWIKRGPSGVVGTNRKCAADTVALLLQDARDGRLPTAPHGTRAEVDALLRARGVDVYTFADWQAMDAHEVSTGQAQGRPRAKVVHREEMLTHRAK; via the coding sequence ATGACGAGCCCCACCTCCACCGACAGCAGCACCGAACCGCGGCCCCTGCGGGTCGCCGTGATCGGCAGCGGCCCCAGCGGCATCTACGCCGCCGAAGCCATCCTCAAAGGCGACCTGCCCGCCGAGATCGACGTGTTCGACCGCCTGCCCACGCCCTACGGGCTGGTGCGCTACGGCGTGGCGCCCGACCACCTCACCATCAAGAGCGTCACCAAGGGCTTCGAAAAGACCTTCCAGGACCCCCGGGTGCGCTTCCTGGGCAACGTGGAATTCGGCACGGACCTCACCCACGCCGACGTGAAGGCCCACTACGACGCCGTGGTGTACACCGTCGGCGCCAGCAGCGACCGCCGGCTGGGCATTCCCGGCGAGGACCTGCGCGGCAGCATGAGCGCCACCGAGTTCGTCGCCTGGTACAACGGCCACCCGGACGCCGCCGCCCGTGAGATGGTCCTGACCGCCCAGGGCGTCGCCGTGGTCGGGGTGGGGAACGTGGCCCTGGACGTCGCCCGGATCCTGGTCAAGACGCCGGAGGAACTGCACGGGTCCGACATCGCCGCGCACGCCCTGAGCGCCCTGGAACACAGCCCCGTGAAGGACGTGTGGATCCTGGGCCGCCGCGGCCCCGCGCAGGCGGCCTTCACCACCAAGGAACTGCGCGAGTTCGGTGAACTGGACGCCAGCGAACCGGTCGTGAACTCCGCCGAGATCGCCCTGACCGAGGCCGAGGAAGCCGCCATCACCGACAACGTGAAGAAGAAGAACGTGGAGGTCCTGCGCGATTTCGCCGCCCGCGAGCCGGAGGGCAAGGACCGGCGCGTGCACCTGCGCTTCCTGGTCTCCCCCGTGGAGATCCTGGACGACGGGCAGGGCAACGTGGCCGGCGTGCGCGTGGAACGCAACCGCCTGGACGACCGGGGCAACGCGGTCGGCACCGGCGAGTACGAGACGCTGCCGGTGCAGATGGTGCTGCGCAGCGTCGGGTACCGCGGCGTGGCCCTGCCGGACGTGCCCTTCGACGAGAAGCGCGGCGTGATCGCGAACACTGACGGCCGCGTGGACGGCCGGCCCGGCGAGTACACCGCCGGCTGGATCAAGCGCGGCCCCAGCGGCGTGGTTGGCACGAACCGCAAGTGCGCGGCCGACACCGTGGCCCTGCTGCTCCAGGACGCCCGGGACGGCAGGCTGCCGACCGCGCCGCACGGAACCCGCGCGGAAGTGGACGCCCTGCTCCGCGCCCGGGGTGTGGACGTGTACACCTTCGCCGACTGGCAGGCCATGGACGCCCACGAGGTGAGCACCGGGCAGGCACAGGGCCGCCCCCGAGCGAAGGTCGTGCACCGCGAGGAGATGCTGACCCACCGCGCGAAGTAA
- the glmM gene encoding phosphoglucosamine mutase, whose amino-acid sequence MSERKYFGTDGVRSVAGQFPLTAAWVMHLGAAAGEVLKRANPRASVVIGKDTRQSGDMLEAALAAGLTSRGVNVIHLGVLPTPGVSYLTRQLKADAGVVISASHNPYEDNGIKFFGADGQKLSDTTELQIEAAIDDVPNLPPVTGTDMGNVTNYQEAERVYLNFLKAHAPDLTGLKIALDCANGAAYRIAPKVFQAAGADVFAVYTTPDGRNINRGCGSTHMDHLRLIVREGEYDLGVAFDGDADRALFVDSRGNVVHGDHMLLLNARARGETRVVATIMTNMALEAKLGEAGIPLERTQVGDRYVHERLHEQGLALGGEQSGHVLFLDVSPTGDGVLTALLTLASMKKLSTTLDELHDDLAMYPQTLVNVRVNDKKAIAADPQVQEAVANAELELSGRGRVNLRPSGTENLIRVMVEGQDEAEIHEIARVLAGVVEARGRA is encoded by the coding sequence ATGAGTGAACGCAAGTACTTCGGCACCGACGGCGTCCGTTCGGTGGCCGGCCAGTTTCCCCTCACGGCCGCCTGGGTGATGCACCTCGGGGCGGCAGCCGGCGAGGTCCTCAAACGCGCCAACCCCCGCGCCAGCGTCGTGATCGGCAAGGACACCCGCCAGAGCGGCGACATGCTCGAAGCGGCCCTGGCCGCCGGCCTCACCAGCCGCGGCGTGAACGTCATCCACCTGGGCGTGCTGCCCACCCCGGGCGTGAGTTACCTGACCCGGCAGCTGAAGGCCGATGCCGGCGTGGTGATCAGCGCCTCGCACAACCCGTACGAGGACAACGGCATCAAGTTCTTCGGCGCCGACGGCCAGAAACTCAGCGACACCACCGAGTTGCAGATCGAGGCCGCCATCGATGACGTGCCGAACCTCCCCCCGGTCACGGGCACCGACATGGGCAACGTCACGAACTACCAGGAAGCCGAGCGGGTGTACCTGAACTTCCTCAAGGCGCACGCGCCGGACCTGACGGGTCTGAAGATCGCGCTGGACTGCGCCAACGGGGCCGCGTACCGCATCGCCCCGAAGGTGTTCCAGGCGGCGGGCGCGGACGTCTTCGCGGTGTACACCACCCCGGACGGCCGGAACATCAACCGCGGGTGCGGCAGCACGCACATGGACCACCTGCGCCTGATCGTCCGCGAGGGCGAGTACGACCTGGGCGTGGCCTTCGACGGGGACGCCGACCGCGCCCTGTTCGTGGACTCCCGCGGGAACGTGGTGCACGGGGACCACATGCTGCTGCTCAACGCCCGCGCCCGCGGCGAGACGCGCGTGGTCGCCACGATCATGACCAACATGGCCCTGGAAGCCAAACTTGGCGAGGCCGGCATCCCGCTGGAACGCACCCAGGTCGGGGACCGCTACGTGCACGAGCGCCTGCACGAGCAGGGCCTGGCGCTGGGCGGCGAGCAGAGCGGGCACGTGCTGTTCCTGGACGTGTCGCCCACCGGGGACGGCGTGCTGACCGCACTCCTCACCCTGGCCAGCATGAAGAAGCTGAGCACCACCCTGGACGAGCTGCACGACGACCTGGCCATGTACCCGCAGACGCTCGTGAACGTCCGCGTGAACGACAAGAAGGCCATCGCCGCCGACCCGCAGGTGCAGGAGGCCGTGGCGAACGCCGAGCTGGAACTGTCCGGGCGGGGCCGCGTGAACCTGCGCCCCAGCGGCACCGAGAACCTGATCCGCGTGATGGTGGAGGGCCAGGACGAGGCCGAGATCCACGAGATCGCCCGGGTGCTGGCCGGGGTGGTGGAGGCGCGCGGCCGCGCCTGA
- a CDS encoding phosphotransferase family protein: MLAADLRAAAQGRGPAVSSRAWPRELRAAFPGRQRRLEAWVGEGAAFARYGGPQGPLFLKYLPAGWADARAYRRLAREVAFLRDLAPHMPVPHAPLLHAGLDASRVKAHLLTRDLTDCTSGWGAFTTDEQRERALHDLLRLAARFHAFWHGQGRRRLTPEWTWDPAVMVQQAEALTARRPQHAPHRDAVADAARQLPDLLARAHRPTVVHGDLHSGQVLWGADGQGILIDYGQTHASIPGEDLAHVLAVRLAAPDRARLQAELLESYRDALGQAGLVLSAAEVQAQYRAGVAINLLSTARQAARTPGSGVQEALDSVATAWAEEN; this comes from the coding sequence GTGCTGGCCGCCGATCTGCGCGCCGCCGCGCAGGGGCGCGGCCCGGCCGTGTCCTCCCGCGCGTGGCCGCGGGAGCTGCGCGCCGCGTTTCCCGGCCGGCAGCGGCGGCTGGAAGCCTGGGTGGGTGAGGGCGCCGCCTTCGCCCGGTACGGCGGCCCGCAGGGGCCGCTGTTCCTGAAGTACCTGCCGGCCGGCTGGGCGGACGCCCGCGCGTACCGGCGGCTGGCGCGGGAGGTCGCGTTCCTGCGGGACCTGGCGCCGCACATGCCGGTGCCGCACGCTCCGCTGCTGCACGCCGGCCTGGACGCCTCGCGGGTCAAGGCGCACCTGCTCACCCGCGACCTGACCGACTGCACGAGCGGGTGGGGTGCCTTCACCACCGACGAGCAGCGCGAGCGGGCGCTGCACGACCTGCTGCGTCTTGCCGCGCGGTTCCACGCCTTCTGGCACGGCCAGGGGCGGCGGCGGCTGACCCCCGAGTGGACCTGGGACCCGGCAGTGATGGTGCAGCAGGCCGAGGCACTGACTGCAAGGCGGCCGCAGCACGCCCCCCACCGGGACGCCGTGGCGGATGCCGCCCGGCAGCTCCCGGACCTGCTGGCCCGCGCGCACCGGCCCACGGTGGTGCACGGGGACCTGCATTCCGGGCAGGTGCTGTGGGGCGCGGACGGGCAGGGCATCCTGATCGATTACGGGCAGACGCACGCGTCCATTCCCGGCGAGGACCTCGCGCACGTGCTCGCCGTGCGGCTGGCCGCGCCGGACCGCGCCCGGCTTCAGGCTGAACTGCTGGAGAGTTACCGGGACGCGCTCGGGCAGGCCGGGCTGGTCCTGAGTGCCGCCGAGGTGCAGGCGCAGTACCGGGCGGGCGTGGCGATCAACCTGCTTTCCACGGCGCGGCAGGCGGCCCGCACGCCCGGCAGCGGCGTGCAGGAGGCGCTGGACTCCGTGGCGACCGCCTGGGCCGAGGAAAACTGA